Proteins co-encoded in one Myxococcales bacterium genomic window:
- a CDS encoding sigma-70 family RNA polymerase sigma factor — MTPKNDDEITALLNRPDPSGGPADQLWELVYPELRRRAKNLFKNERADHTLSATAVINEVFVRLTTASAREWKDRTHFYSVASGIMRHVLVDHARARAADKRGGGSVRETLDENVFPAVPTSEQGYREARDSLDQLAFENERAALVVSLRVFGGLTIEEIAEELSISERTVKSDWVVARVRLKNILQNH, encoded by the coding sequence ATGACCCCAAAGAACGACGACGAGATCACGGCTCTGCTCAATCGGCCTGACCCGTCAGGGGGTCCCGCCGATCAGCTCTGGGAACTGGTCTACCCCGAGCTCCGCCGCCGGGCGAAGAACCTGTTCAAGAACGAGCGCGCCGATCACACCCTCTCGGCCACGGCAGTCATCAACGAAGTCTTTGTGCGCCTCACCACCGCTTCGGCGCGAGAATGGAAAGATCGCACTCACTTCTACTCGGTGGCTTCGGGAATCATGCGGCACGTATTGGTCGATCACGCGAGAGCGCGCGCCGCTGATAAACGCGGCGGAGGTTCGGTGCGGGAAACCCTGGACGAGAACGTATTCCCTGCCGTTCCCACTTCTGAGCAAGGGTATCGCGAAGCCCGAGATTCCCTGGATCAACTCGCGTTCGAGAACGAGCGCGCGGCACTCGTCGTCTCCCTGCGAGTCTTCGGCGGCCTTACGATCGAAGAGATCGCCGAGGAACTCTCGATCTCTGAACGAACGGTCAAGAGCGACTGGGTAGTCGCGCGAGTGCGGCTGAAGAACATCCTCCAAAATCACTGA
- a CDS encoding RNA polymerase sigma factor, translating into MTAPLEDPNEVDDDRLVREILAGVESAFDDLCRHYERRIYFFALKRMRDPSDAEDVTQEVFLQVFRGLAKFEGRSSLLTWMFGIAHNQICRRYRRRRPLLLSLDSDEVDALATDQTPADQKTDFVRILRNCSRLLNEKVSDTQREAFEMRYIENLSMREIAESMGKSPQAVKISLFRTRRTLADNNRKLHQVLSV; encoded by the coding sequence ATGACAGCCCCCCTCGAGGACCCCAATGAAGTGGATGACGACCGTCTCGTCCGCGAAATATTGGCAGGCGTGGAATCGGCCTTCGACGATCTCTGCCGGCACTACGAGCGGCGAATTTATTTCTTTGCACTCAAGCGGATGCGCGACCCATCGGATGCGGAAGATGTCACCCAGGAAGTGTTCCTCCAGGTGTTTCGCGGTCTCGCAAAGTTCGAAGGTCGATCGTCGCTACTGACCTGGATGTTCGGTATCGCGCACAATCAAATATGTCGCCGCTACCGACGCCGACGGCCCCTGTTGCTTTCGCTCGACTCCGATGAAGTCGATGCGCTCGCCACCGACCAGACCCCGGCTGACCAGAAAACAGACTTTGTTCGCATCCTGCGCAACTGCAGTCGGCTACTCAATGAGAAGGTTTCGGACACGCAGCGCGAAGCATTCGAAATGCGCTACATCGAAAATCTCTCGATGCGCGAGATTGCCGAATCAATGGGCAAGTCGCCTCAGGCCGTAAAGATCAGCCTGTTCCGCACCCGTCGCACGCTGGCAGACAACAATCGAAAATTGCACCAGGTGCTGAGCGTTTGA